A window from Candidatus Bathyarchaeota archaeon A05DMB-5 encodes these proteins:
- a CDS encoding DUF367 family protein: MQKQLKIIVYHAKQCDPKKCTALKLKRHGLVRVVHQIKFLPRRAIVLNPLSKIAFSPADKERIKKFGLVALDFSWEHAEKALLKNVRGTSRCLPYLIAGNPVNFGKPTKLSTVEALAAALYIAGFKNEAEQLLSVFKWGHTFLEINHDQLEGYANAKDSKDVVQLQKRFMEI; the protein is encoded by the coding sequence GTGCAAAAACAACTTAAAATCATTGTATACCATGCCAAACAATGCGACCCCAAAAAATGTACAGCTTTAAAGCTTAAACGCCACGGACTCGTTCGTGTAGTTCACCAAATAAAATTTTTGCCGAGAAGAGCAATTGTACTTAATCCCTTGTCTAAAATTGCATTTTCACCAGCCGACAAAGAAAGAATCAAGAAATTTGGGTTAGTTGCTTTAGACTTCAGTTGGGAACACGCGGAGAAGGCTTTGCTGAAAAATGTTAGAGGAACCTCCAGATGCTTGCCTTACTTAATCGCTGGAAACCCTGTTAATTTTGGAAAACCCACAAAACTTAGCACCGTGGAAGCGTTAGCTGCAGCTTTGTACATCGCTGGGTTCAAAAACGAAGCTGAACAGTTGCTTTCAGTTTTCAAGTGGGGACACACCTTTCTTGAAATAAACCATGACCAATTAGAAGGCTACGCAAACGCGAAAGACAGCAAAGACGTAGTACAACTACAAAAGCGTTTCATGGAAATTTAA
- a CDS encoding LysE family transporter, which yields MDVVFSFLYFLLSVILLSLSGVMMPGPVFAVIIAKGYKNKIAGALIALGHGAVEFPLMFLIYFGFTWFFASTIVQKIMGLVGGLILIFMGFQIFQARKEKSENYGTFSHSSFVAGFLATIANPYFFLWWATIGANLILTTLAFGFAGFLALAIAHWSCDLAWDTFVSLVVFKSRRFWTEKTRRIVFGFCFVVLTGFGLWFILTAMF from the coding sequence ATGGATGTTGTCTTCAGTTTTCTCTATTTCTTGCTTTCAGTAATTTTATTATCTTTGTCCGGGGTTATGATGCCTGGACCAGTTTTTGCCGTAATAATCGCGAAAGGATACAAGAATAAAATTGCCGGAGCCTTAATCGCTTTGGGACACGGCGCAGTGGAATTTCCGTTAATGTTTCTGATTTATTTTGGTTTTACATGGTTTTTTGCTTCCACCATAGTTCAGAAGATTATGGGGTTAGTTGGAGGTTTAATCCTCATTTTTATGGGTTTTCAAATATTTCAAGCTCGAAAGGAAAAAAGCGAAAACTATGGAACTTTTAGTCACAGCTCTTTTGTTGCCGGTTTTCTCGCAACTATCGCCAATCCTTACTTTTTTCTTTGGTGGGCGACAATTGGTGCAAATTTAATATTAACTACCTTGGCTTTTGGATTTGCTGGCTTTTTGGCTTTGGCTATAGCTCATTGGTCATGTGACCTTGCATGGGACACGTTTGTGTCGTTGGTTGTCTTTAAATCGAGACGTTTCTGGACAGAAAAAACGCGTAGGATAGTTTTTGGCTTTTGCTTCGTAGTGTTGACTGGATTTGGATTATGGTTTATCCTCACGGCGATGTTTTAG
- a CDS encoding DNA primase, with the protein MWRCTFTGSSQTFTIKYVIHAKFEIEGVVEKPDVIGAVFGQTEGLFGPELDLRELQKSGRIGRIEIELHSKNDKTTGSITIPTSMDRVSTALIAASIESINRVGPCAAKVTLEKIEDVREARRKVIIDRAKEILHKWTIESMPSVDEVFKEIAETLKIAKVEKYGPDELSAGPEVDSSKEIIVVEGRADVINLMRCGLLNVIALEGAKVPETIKKLTREKESTAFLDGDRGGDLILKELLQVANIKYVARAPRGKEVEELNCKEIFDALEAKVPIEEVYKPPKREKPKIEVPKEIAQIAKELEGTLEAVLLNEKLEQIERLPVSQLAEKLQQIEGVDTVVFDGIITQRIVDMASEKNVKNIIASRISEAVKSPLNVQLMTFSEIKEG; encoded by the coding sequence ATCTGGAGGTGCACGTTTACGGGTTCATCACAAACGTTTACCATAAAGTATGTTATACACGCAAAATTCGAAATAGAAGGAGTAGTTGAAAAGCCAGACGTTATAGGAGCAGTTTTCGGACAAACAGAAGGCTTATTCGGACCAGAACTCGACCTCAGAGAACTACAAAAATCAGGCAGAATCGGAAGAATCGAAATCGAATTACACTCGAAAAACGACAAAACCACAGGCAGCATAACAATCCCAACAAGCATGGACCGCGTCTCCACAGCCCTAATCGCCGCAAGCATAGAAAGCATAAACAGAGTCGGACCATGCGCCGCAAAAGTCACACTCGAAAAAATCGAAGACGTAAGAGAAGCAAGAAGAAAAGTGATAATCGACAGAGCCAAAGAAATTCTCCACAAATGGACCATCGAATCCATGCCATCCGTAGACGAAGTATTCAAAGAAATCGCAGAAACACTAAAAATAGCCAAAGTCGAAAAGTACGGACCAGACGAATTATCCGCAGGACCCGAAGTTGACAGCTCCAAAGAAATAATCGTCGTAGAAGGAAGAGCAGACGTAATAAACCTAATGCGATGCGGACTACTCAACGTCATAGCCCTAGAAGGAGCAAAAGTTCCAGAAACAATCAAAAAACTAACTCGAGAAAAAGAATCCACAGCCTTTTTAGATGGCGACAGAGGCGGAGACCTAATCCTAAAGGAACTCTTGCAAGTTGCAAACATAAAATACGTTGCCAGAGCGCCGAGAGGCAAGGAAGTTGAAGAATTAAACTGTAAAGAAATTTTTGACGCTTTAGAAGCAAAGGTTCCAATAGAGGAAGTATACAAGCCCCCGAAAAGAGAGAAACCAAAGATTGAAGTTCCCAAAGAGATAGCTCAAATTGCGAAAGAATTAGAGGGCACTTTGGAGGCTGTGCTTCTCAACGAAAAGCTGGAACAAATAGAGCGGTTGCCAGTTAGTCAACTAGCTGAAAAACTTCAGCAAATTGAAGGAGTTGACACAGTAGTCTTCGACGGCATAATAACACAGAGAATAGTCGACATGGCAAGCGAAAAAAACGTAAAAAACATAATCGCCTCGCGCATATCTGAAGCTGTGAAATCACCATTAAACGTTCAATTAATGACCTTTTCAGAAATTAAAGAAGGCTAA
- a CDS encoding DUF1922 domain-containing protein, with amino-acid sequence MEPFLIVVCSKCGGFLLAKAAQKTRTCPYCGFKVELKKAKKVASAKTAYEASAILRKIKSVKHL; translated from the coding sequence ATGGAGCCGTTCCTAATAGTTGTTTGTAGTAAATGCGGAGGCTTTTTATTAGCTAAAGCTGCACAGAAAACAAGAACATGCCCATACTGTGGCTTTAAAGTTGAGTTGAAAAAAGCTAAGAAAGTGGCTTCAGCGAAAACTGCCTACGAGGCGTCTGCAATTTTGCGCAAGATAAAAAGTGTTAAGCACCTATAG
- a CDS encoding DUF998 domain-containing protein has translation MRKLNPSKWPMSCIAGIAVIVLYCVFTFSSWALFPTPYNPVDNWLSDLGNSSYNPSGAILYNLGCVLTGIALFPFFGGLYKWYTDKKWRKTLLIGTQIVGFLAALSLIMIGVFSEDYGSLHSLWSSIFFFLNLTVLVLLGVALFTHPKYMKPIAFYGFIVAAINLLFVLVYRNPIFEWFTVFTALGYVGLLVYNMFKAEFS, from the coding sequence ATGCGAAAATTGAATCCTTCGAAATGGCCGATGAGCTGTATTGCTGGCATAGCGGTCATTGTTCTTTATTGTGTATTCACGTTTTCCTCGTGGGCTCTCTTTCCGACGCCTTACAACCCAGTCGACAATTGGCTTAGCGATTTAGGAAATTCAAGCTATAACCCGTCAGGTGCAATTCTATATAACTTGGGCTGTGTTCTCACGGGAATAGCACTTTTCCCATTTTTTGGCGGTTTATACAAGTGGTATACGGATAAAAAGTGGCGAAAAACCTTGTTGATAGGTACGCAGATAGTAGGGTTTCTTGCTGCTTTGTCTCTGATTATGATTGGCGTCTTCTCCGAGGATTACGGTAGTCTTCACAGTTTGTGGTCTTCCATTTTCTTCTTTCTTAACCTAACAGTTCTTGTTCTATTAGGCGTGGCATTGTTTACTCATCCGAAATACATGAAGCCGATTGCTTTTTATGGCTTCATAGTAGCTGCAATTAACTTGCTTTTCGTGTTGGTTTATCGCAATCCAATATTTGAGTGGTTCACGGTTTTCACGGCTTTAGGCTACGTTGGCTTGCTCGTCTACAACATGTTTAAAGCAGAATTCAGCTAA
- a CDS encoding DNA polymerase subunit beta gives MATKPKRHVEYREIVYDAERWSLLKDFRQKAMQLMEALENFHLKSVVHGSIARGDVNKKSDVDVFIPSQVSSFTVETALEKAGILVNRRMVVQATPTYAMKAYIEIDENTSVSFPLMKMRTVEREFYKFGGEASIENLRDNMRVCGVDKRLMLIEPTKEGHRESTIIGREEQIAKLLGISVETVLDRVHALLRRDEVGRTGVFVEKELSSDETFEMALKRLADQNPAVRRRMKTV, from the coding sequence ATGGCTACCAAACCCAAAAGACACGTAGAGTACCGAGAAATAGTTTATGACGCTGAACGTTGGAGTCTGCTTAAAGATTTTAGGCAGAAAGCCATGCAGTTAATGGAGGCTTTAGAGAATTTTCATTTGAAATCCGTGGTGCATGGAAGCATTGCACGCGGAGACGTGAACAAAAAAAGCGATGTTGACGTTTTCATTCCCTCTCAAGTTTCATCTTTCACCGTGGAAACGGCACTGGAAAAAGCGGGCATACTAGTTAATAGGCGCATGGTTGTCCAAGCTACGCCAACATACGCCATGAAAGCCTACATTGAAATAGACGAAAACACAAGCGTTTCCTTTCCTTTGATGAAAATGCGCACGGTGGAGAGAGAATTTTACAAATTCGGTGGTGAGGCATCAATAGAAAACTTGAGAGATAACATGCGAGTTTGCGGTGTGGACAAGCGTTTGATGCTGATTGAACCTACCAAGGAAGGACACAGAGAAAGCACTATTATTGGGCGAGAGGAACAAATCGCTAAACTGCTTGGGATATCTGTTGAAACTGTTTTGGACCGCGTTCATGCTTTGCTGAGAAGAGACGAAGTAGGTAGAACAGGAGTTTTTGTTGAAAAAGAACTTTCTAGTGACGAAACTTTTGAGATGGCTCTGAAAAGGCTTGCGGACCAGAATCCCGCAGTTCGCAGACGAATGAAAACTGTCTAG
- a CDS encoding DNA polymerase II has product MKITFWLLDLNYEVRNNTPEIWLWGVDDSGNRVLVIDKNFVTYFYAVVEEGVNPEKVVEEIEKEGQAAITKLEVVERKLFGKPIKAVKIFCRNPDDIVKYAKAFRKFEGVKDCFEDDIRHSMRYLIDNNIAPCGWHEVEVDEEKNTLHVQADKIYAAKSSPTLLEKTDVPKLRVLGFFVICYSREGSPKPDRNPIIIISTATNSGEERQFLADENKNDKQALHAFMNYVRNYDPDIIVGYGTNAKDWQYLNERCKKLGLRLTVDRVGTEPHTSVYGHVSLTGRINIDLSDYADEFPEVKVKTLENLADYLGAMKLENRTLIDEIDFADYWDNKDKREILKKFSSDNTYCVMGIAEAILDFAMQLSNLVSLPLDHVGTAAVGFRVEWFLIKHAQKIGELVPRRIEQPYRPYAGAIVLKPEPGLHENIAVLDFKAMYPNLMITYNLSPDTYVSPKEPIPKTGVYEAPEVKHRFRKEPVGFYKEVLSYLINVRDEVRRKMKALNPKSVEYRVLDARQKAVKVITNASYGYAGWIGARWYVKPVAEAATAWGRYTILNAVDLAKKIGLRVIYGDTDSMFVKYEPEKVEKLSRGIEEKFGLEIKPDKVYMRIFFTEAKKRYAGLLPDGRLDIVGLEVIRGDWAAIAKKVQEKVLEIILKEQSPKKAAAFVQQCIYGLRQKQVPFRDLIIWKTLTKPAEEYEIKASHVEAAKMLREKGWELAVSDKIGYVVVVGTGRLYERVKPYIFASYDEIDVDYYVSKQVVPAAARILESFGITEEQLLTPSVGEKETRKLTDFFGS; this is encoded by the coding sequence ATGAAGATTACATTTTGGCTTTTAGACTTGAACTATGAAGTTCGCAATAACACGCCTGAGATTTGGCTTTGGGGTGTTGATGATTCTGGAAATCGAGTGCTCGTTATTGACAAGAATTTTGTTACTTACTTTTATGCTGTTGTTGAAGAAGGCGTGAACCCAGAAAAGGTTGTTGAAGAAATTGAGAAAGAGGGTCAAGCGGCAATTACTAAACTTGAGGTTGTTGAACGCAAACTTTTTGGAAAGCCAATTAAAGCTGTGAAAATTTTCTGCAGAAATCCCGACGATATAGTAAAGTATGCTAAGGCTTTTCGAAAGTTCGAAGGCGTAAAAGACTGCTTCGAAGATGACATTCGCCATTCTATGCGCTACTTAATCGATAACAACATCGCACCGTGCGGTTGGCACGAGGTAGAAGTAGACGAAGAAAAGAACACGCTTCATGTTCAAGCTGACAAGATTTATGCAGCAAAATCTTCGCCCACGCTCCTAGAAAAGACAGATGTTCCCAAATTAAGAGTTCTGGGTTTCTTTGTAATATGTTACAGTCGTGAAGGTTCACCCAAACCAGACAGAAACCCCATAATCATTATTTCAACCGCAACAAACAGCGGCGAAGAGAGACAGTTTTTGGCAGATGAAAATAAGAATGATAAGCAAGCCTTGCACGCCTTCATGAATTATGTGCGGAACTATGACCCAGACATAATCGTGGGTTATGGCACAAACGCGAAAGATTGGCAATATCTCAATGAAAGATGCAAAAAGCTTGGATTGCGATTAACTGTTGACAGAGTTGGAACTGAACCTCACACAAGTGTTTACGGGCACGTTTCGTTAACTGGAAGAATCAACATAGACCTATCGGATTATGCTGATGAGTTTCCAGAAGTTAAAGTTAAGACGTTGGAGAATCTAGCCGATTATTTGGGAGCTATGAAACTTGAAAACCGCACGTTAATCGACGAAATAGATTTTGCGGATTACTGGGACAACAAAGACAAGCGTGAAATCTTGAAAAAATTTTCTTCAGATAACACCTATTGCGTTATGGGAATAGCCGAAGCCATACTAGACTTTGCAATGCAGCTTTCAAATCTTGTAAGCTTACCCTTAGACCATGTTGGAACAGCAGCGGTAGGCTTCCGCGTTGAATGGTTCTTAATAAAACATGCTCAAAAAATCGGCGAGCTTGTGCCCAGAAGGATTGAACAACCCTATAGACCCTATGCAGGCGCGATAGTGCTTAAGCCAGAACCGGGACTGCATGAGAACATTGCTGTTTTAGATTTTAAGGCGATGTATCCAAACTTGATGATAACTTACAACTTGTCTCCAGACACGTATGTGTCGCCGAAAGAGCCAATTCCAAAAACCGGAGTTTATGAAGCTCCAGAAGTCAAGCATCGATTTAGGAAAGAACCAGTGGGCTTCTATAAGGAAGTATTGTCGTATCTTATCAACGTGCGGGACGAAGTTCGCAGAAAAATGAAAGCGTTGAATCCTAAAAGTGTTGAATACCGTGTTTTGGACGCACGCCAAAAAGCTGTGAAGGTAATAACCAACGCTTCTTATGGGTATGCGGGTTGGATAGGTGCAAGATGGTATGTTAAGCCCGTAGCTGAGGCTGCCACTGCTTGGGGAAGATACACTATACTTAACGCGGTGGATTTGGCAAAAAAGATTGGGTTGAGGGTTATCTACGGCGACACAGACAGCATGTTCGTGAAGTACGAGCCGGAAAAAGTGGAAAAACTTTCAAGGGGAATTGAGGAAAAGTTTGGGTTAGAAATCAAACCAGACAAGGTTTACATGCGCATTTTCTTCACTGAAGCCAAGAAACGTTATGCTGGGCTTCTGCCTGATGGACGTCTTGATATTGTGGGTTTAGAGGTTATACGTGGAGATTGGGCTGCCATAGCCAAGAAAGTGCAGGAGAAAGTCTTGGAAATAATCCTTAAAGAGCAGTCTCCAAAGAAGGCAGCCGCTTTTGTGCAGCAGTGCATTTATGGGCTTCGCCAGAAACAAGTACCATTTCGCGACCTTATAATTTGGAAAACATTGACAAAACCTGCGGAAGAGTATGAGATTAAGGCTTCTCATGTGGAAGCAGCGAAAATGCTGAGGGAAAAGGGTTGGGAGCTTGCGGTGAGTGACAAGATAGGTTATGTGGTTGTGGTTGGGACTGGACGTTTATATGAGAGGGTTAAACCGTACATTTTTGCTTCTTATGACGAAATAGACGTGGATTATTACGTGTCAAAACAAGTAGTGCCGGCAGCAGCTAGAATTCTCGAGAGTTTCGGCATAACCGAGGAACAGTTGCTGACGCCCAGTGTTGGAGAAAAGGAAACTCGAAAACTCACGGACTTTTTCGGGAGTTAG
- a CDS encoding AAA family ATPase, which produces MCKRVILVTGTPCVGKTSVAHLLTSKLNALYINLTELAARENLVLGKDEQRNSIIVDESKMRRKIDEIVKNSAEDNIIIDGHYAVNVAPKELITHVFVLRRDPVELHKLMEKCGFSGRKLWENLAAEILDVCLVDALNALEKRKVCELNVSGKSVEEVVEEILEVLEKRKKCRVGIVDWIGKLESEGLLNEFLKI; this is translated from the coding sequence ATGTGTAAACGTGTTATTTTGGTGACGGGCACTCCATGCGTTGGAAAAACCTCAGTCGCGCACTTGCTTACTTCCAAGCTTAATGCTTTGTATATTAATTTGACCGAATTAGCTGCGCGTGAAAATCTTGTTCTAGGAAAAGATGAACAGCGAAACTCCATAATTGTTGACGAAAGCAAAATGCGACGGAAAATTGATGAAATCGTTAAGAATTCCGCGGAAGATAACATTATCATTGATGGACATTACGCCGTGAATGTCGCTCCCAAAGAACTTATAACTCATGTTTTTGTTTTGAGGCGAGACCCTGTTGAGCTGCACAAGCTCATGGAGAAATGCGGGTTCTCCGGCCGCAAACTGTGGGAAAATTTAGCAGCTGAAATTTTGGATGTTTGTTTGGTCGACGCTTTAAACGCGCTTGAAAAGAGAAAGGTTTGCGAGTTAAATGTGTCTGGTAAAAGCGTAGAAGAGGTTGTGGAAGAAATCCTAGAAGTTTTGGAGAAACGCAAAAAATGCCGTGTGGGCATTGTGGATTGGATAGGAAAGTTAGAAAGTGAAGGCTTATTGAACGAGTTTCTGAAAATCTGA
- a CDS encoding ZIP family metal transporter, which translates to MNELFAILASVTTVSLIAFVGIIFIGAKENWLKHIMMALVGFSSGTLIGGAFLHLLPEAYETNGANTFYYVILGIVVFFALEKFFYWRHCHEEECPVHMFVYLNLIGDGVHNFIDGALIAATFMFRFDLGLTTTLAVIFHEIPQEIGDFGVLVYGGLSKRKALIYNFISALTAILGAITTYFLVYLQNITALLVPFAAGGFIYIAATDLMPELHKKFRAFESLVQLIVILLGIVLMAYLKIAIGA; encoded by the coding sequence ATGAACGAGTTATTTGCAATTTTGGCTTCAGTAACCACGGTAAGCCTAATAGCATTTGTAGGAATAATCTTTATAGGCGCTAAAGAAAACTGGCTAAAACATATTATGATGGCACTGGTAGGTTTTTCTTCAGGAACTCTCATTGGCGGGGCATTTCTCCATTTACTGCCCGAAGCTTACGAAACAAATGGAGCAAACACTTTTTACTACGTTATCTTAGGCATCGTCGTCTTTTTTGCCTTGGAAAAATTCTTTTATTGGCGTCACTGTCACGAAGAAGAATGCCCCGTTCATATGTTTGTATATCTCAATCTTATTGGAGATGGAGTCCACAATTTCATTGATGGAGCCTTGATAGCAGCCACGTTCATGTTTCGTTTCGACTTAGGTTTAACTACAACGCTAGCTGTGATTTTCCACGAAATACCACAAGAAATAGGCGATTTCGGAGTTCTAGTCTATGGAGGTTTGAGTAAGAGGAAGGCGCTAATTTACAACTTTATCTCTGCTCTAACCGCAATATTAGGCGCAATAACAACTTACTTCTTGGTATATCTACAGAACATAACGGCTTTGCTGGTTCCATTTGCTGCAGGCGGATTCATCTACATTGCAGCCACAGACCTCATGCCTGAGCTTCACAAAAAGTTTCGTGCCTTTGAATCACTAGTCCAGTTAATAGTCATTCTGTTAGGAATAGTGTTGATGGCGTACCTTAAAATCGCTATAGGTGCTTAA
- a CDS encoding mRNA surveillance protein pelota, translated as MKILEKNMKKGFVKVIPETYDDFWHLYNIIYKNDKVYAYTSREIKPDEGGYARPKRGERVSVFLGVKVESVSWDKLLGRLRIHGTICEAPEIVPNGAHHTLNIALNTPLTIVKKEWARHHLERLERASRTSEKPIIIVAIDDEGYAIAVTAQYGVEVKVEQSVKLPGKLEAEKRTVATKEYFQKALDSLRQIWATMHSPIAIIGVGFVKNEFVKFLKNEAADIAKSVVDVKSVNNGGVAGIHEALRSGVLLKTMKRLRILEEAEVVEEILRRLGKGEANVTYGFTEVSKAVEMGAIEKLVLADTMLRESSDKNRLLIEDLMKNIEQKGGSIIVLSTEHEAGEKLLALGGIAALLRFVIR; from the coding sequence TTGAAAATCTTGGAAAAAAACATGAAAAAAGGCTTTGTTAAGGTTATTCCTGAAACTTATGATGATTTTTGGCATTTATACAATATTATCTACAAAAATGACAAGGTTTACGCTTATACTTCCCGAGAAATCAAGCCTGATGAGGGAGGATATGCAAGACCTAAACGTGGCGAACGAGTCTCGGTATTCTTGGGTGTGAAAGTTGAATCTGTCTCATGGGACAAGCTTTTGGGCAGGCTTAGGATTCATGGAACCATATGCGAAGCGCCAGAAATAGTTCCAAATGGCGCACATCATACGCTGAACATTGCGTTAAACACGCCATTAACAATCGTGAAGAAGGAATGGGCAAGGCATCATCTTGAAAGGTTAGAGAGAGCAAGCCGAACCTCTGAAAAACCAATAATAATAGTTGCCATCGACGACGAAGGCTACGCAATAGCCGTTACCGCCCAATACGGCGTAGAAGTGAAAGTAGAGCAAAGCGTGAAACTTCCCGGAAAGCTTGAAGCCGAAAAACGAACTGTTGCGACAAAGGAATACTTTCAGAAAGCGTTAGACAGTCTACGCCAAATATGGGCGACTATGCACAGTCCAATTGCAATTATTGGTGTTGGTTTTGTGAAAAACGAGTTTGTAAAATTCTTGAAAAACGAAGCGGCTGACATCGCTAAATCAGTTGTGGACGTGAAAAGCGTCAACAATGGCGGTGTGGCAGGAATACATGAAGCTTTGCGTTCAGGCGTTTTGCTGAAAACTATGAAGCGGCTTCGAATTTTGGAAGAAGCAGAAGTTGTAGAAGAAATTCTGAGAAGGCTTGGAAAAGGCGAAGCAAACGTTACCTATGGCTTTACAGAAGTTTCTAAAGCAGTGGAAATGGGCGCCATTGAAAAACTTGTCTTGGCTGACACGATGTTGCGTGAATCTTCCGACAAGAATCGCTTGTTAATTGAAGATTTGATGAAGAATATTGAACAAAAAGGCGGAAGCATAATTGTCTTAAGCACAGAGCATGAGGCTGGCGAAAAACTTTTAGCATTGGGAGGAATAGCTGCTCTACTACGATTTGTAATACGCTAG
- a CDS encoding O-acetyl-ADP-ribose deacetylase, with amino-acid sequence MTEFQIGKAKVCLVQGDITDMDTDAIVNAANSTLMGGGGVDGAIHRKGGPKILEECKRVRTTEWPEGLPTGKAVITSGGNLKAKYVIHTVGPIWRGGNSGEPELLADAYRNSLKLAVVKELKTIAFPSISTGAYGYPIEKACRIALATVKEFLEKEDNVAKVVFVLFSTHDFEVYKNTAKEILQ; translated from the coding sequence ATGACTGAATTTCAAATTGGCAAAGCAAAGGTCTGCCTCGTCCAAGGAGACATAACTGACATGGACACTGATGCTATAGTTAACGCTGCAAACTCAACACTTATGGGTGGAGGAGGCGTGGACGGCGCAATCCACCGCAAAGGCGGACCAAAAATCCTAGAAGAATGCAAACGAGTAAGAACTACTGAATGGCCAGAAGGGCTTCCAACAGGAAAAGCAGTCATAACTTCTGGAGGCAATTTAAAAGCTAAATATGTCATTCACACAGTTGGGCCAATCTGGCGTGGCGGAAACAGCGGCGAACCAGAACTTTTAGCAGACGCTTACCGTAACTCGTTGAAACTTGCAGTAGTTAAGGAACTTAAGACTATAGCTTTTCCATCCATAAGCACGGGTGCATACGGCTACCCGATAGAAAAGGCATGCCGAATAGCTTTAGCAACTGTTAAAGAATTTTTAGAAAAAGAAGACAACGTTGCTAAGGTTGTATTCGTCCTCTTTTCTACGCATGACTTTGAAGTTTACAAGAACACAGCAAAAGAAATTCTCCAATGA
- a CDS encoding TIGR00269 family protein has protein sequence MNSNTVICTACNRKEAFFSRPYSGEKLCKKCFTESIETKVKATIAKYQMLNFNDKIAVAVSGGKDSVSLLHILAKLERRYPKASLVAVTVDEGIKGYRDEALKIAAENCRKLGIKHHVVSFQKLYGCTLDEIVKHLKLKGNSGPTPCAFCGVMRRRTLNTVARKLKVDKLVTAHTLDDETQTILLNIFHGDVLRIAREKPVTDEAYPKLVQRVKPFCEIPEKETALYAYVKKIKFQSIPCPYAPEALRNDVRVMLNRMEERHTGIKFTIFKSIEKIRPALEAIAEKEGIGECSECGEPTTEKVCRTCQMLKQIHKKTDIHINKKSLNKKQ, from the coding sequence GTGAACTCCAATACAGTTATCTGCACCGCCTGTAACCGCAAAGAAGCCTTTTTCTCAAGACCTTACTCTGGAGAGAAACTCTGCAAAAAATGCTTCACTGAATCAATCGAAACAAAAGTGAAAGCAACAATCGCCAAGTACCAAATGCTCAATTTTAATGATAAAATAGCAGTGGCTGTTTCCGGCGGAAAAGACAGCGTAAGTCTTCTTCATATTTTGGCTAAATTGGAACGGCGATATCCGAAGGCTTCGCTTGTTGCGGTTACGGTGGACGAAGGAATCAAAGGTTACCGTGACGAAGCTTTGAAAATAGCCGCTGAAAACTGCAGAAAACTTGGCATCAAACATCACGTAGTTTCTTTCCAAAAACTTTACGGTTGCACACTTGACGAAATTGTTAAACATTTAAAATTAAAAGGTAACAGTGGACCCACACCATGCGCTTTTTGCGGTGTAATGCGAAGAAGAACATTAAACACAGTAGCTAGAAAACTCAAAGTCGACAAGCTTGTAACTGCTCACACATTGGATGATGAAACGCAAACAATCCTATTAAACATCTTTCACGGTGACGTTTTGCGTATAGCCCGAGAAAAACCAGTCACGGATGAAGCATACCCAAAACTTGTACAACGCGTAAAGCCCTTCTGCGAAATTCCAGAAAAAGAAACAGCCCTATACGCGTATGTTAAAAAGATAAAGTTTCAAAGCATCCCATGCCCATATGCGCCGGAAGCCCTAAGAAACGATGTCCGAGTAATGCTAAATAGAATGGAAGAGAGGCATACTGGAATAAAGTTCACAATATTCAAATCAATCGAAAAAATCCGACCAGCATTGGAAGCTATTGCAGAGAAAGAAGGAATAGGCGAATGCAGTGAATGCGGAGAACCAACAACTGAAAAAGTGTGCAGAACCTGCCAAATGCTTAAGCAAATACACAAAAAGACCGATATTCATATAAACAAGAAGAGTTTGAACAAAAAGCAATGA